In the genome of Amphiura filiformis chromosome 11, Afil_fr2py, whole genome shotgun sequence, the window gcaataagtatcaggtccccagaaccaaaacaaaaagatatgggaacagctcaataccctatctcactcatctacatgtacttaattagtgcatctcattatgttcatattcagctggtgtgttttaactgtgattttatgacagcaattttatcttgatgtattcaatttgttccttataatttggctggtccaatttatgtgcaatattttgttatgttatttagtaattactgctttataaaattaaattctttagaacatctgtggtgtgtgggggtgtgtacgtgtgtatatggagggctgatagtttgGGTGTGGGTGTATGTAAGGTGGGGGTGGAGATATAGGGGTGTGTGAACTgtgtgagtgtgagattttgcctcaacaagtgcaattaatttctttgagtaattttatggtgtttttatgtatattttatatgtgtttttttttatgtcttttaatgtattaatgcaaatgtaatatttcatgtaatttggccctCACAGGGCCacttaatttgaaataaatttaatctgaatctgaatctgaatctgtcaTGCTTCACTGATTCTGATGCATTTTGAGCTTCACGTTTTATCCTCATATCCATCGTCAGTTATCAGTGGCCTGGATTGAGGATAGACTTTTCGATCAAGTTGTCGGGGGTGTGTGGGGTACGATAGGTCCATGATGCCCAATGTGTCGATTGAAATCTGGttatgcagaatgaggtcctcgTTTGCAGATATTTACAAACGGGATTTCTCTCATAGCTTTGatggatttcaatgggatttGGACACAATGACAATCACAGGTCAATGACCCTTGGGAACATTGATGTGTGATGCCAACAGCCTCAGGTGTGAGGTCAATTTGGGGTCACTTTCCCTTCTGGCGAGGACACATTTTACGCACTGCCTAATTTACTGATCTGCTTGTTTATCATTttaacccctggacactactggtcatctaacactaacagcatttctgattggaaAATAACTTGAAATgcccatttcaattgccaattatgaccaggctttaaactatttatggtaacTTGCATAGTATTAGTAGATgaaccctccttgattggttcaaaattggacacaatatccgttttggccaatcggcaggtagttctcatggggttaaatagcCGCATGCATTGCATAGTACTATTATTCCTTTAATTTCCTTAACATTCTGCTATACATTATGCCAGCAAGAACTCTTTTACAGAAATGGAGGATGTTCCTGCCACTATTCCTACAGTAAGTCAGTGTAAGAACCAGACCAGGGGGATTTCCTAAAACAGTCATTTGTGGTCACATCAAGAGCATCCAATGTTACATTTCAAAGTGGCAGGCCTTTCAATCAATATCAAAATTGAATTGATCGGTTCCAAACATTTGGATGTACCGCTTGTATATATTGAGAATATTAAGAAATGATAGAGATTGCACACTGAAATTATTTAATAAAAGATGAGAAAGCCCGGGAACCACTCAAACCCAATGTGTTGTCATCTTCAAGCAGAAATTAGGGGAAAGCGTTACTGATTTCGCCAATTATATAAagatttgaaatatattttgaaataaatcctgATACACAATACACAcacaaacaatgtaaaacaatttttgaatataaatTTTTATACACAGGAAATTAAtaatgtttgttgttgttgtttttgttgttgttgtttctaaagCTTTATGATAACATTTTGTAACTGACTATTTTCAGGTTGGGACCAATCTTGCCAACATTAATATCAACAAAAGAAAAGAACTGACAGTGCGTGAGCTTGGTGGAACCATGGCCCCTATCTGGCCCAGCTATTTCAGTGATGCGTCAATCATAATTGTAAGTTGCATAAATTAATAAGCTGTATACAGGCTTGGAAATCCACAGAGGCCACAAAGGCCATACTTCCATTGCCCTTACTTAGTATTGGCTTTGATGCCCCTCAATTTCAAATCCATGTTCAGTTATAGTGGCATTCATGCCCTTTGCTCACTGGCCTTGAAATGAGTGCCCTGGGagtacctttgaaaatttgaattttgaggcCTGAAGCTGCACTAACTTCATATTTTACACACAGTTGGGGATAGTATGTTCCCAGGTTGAaaaaagatgtttgtttgtttaaaatgtCACACTGTGTAaaaacacacttgggtcctgatgaatAAAAAGCCAGTAGCATGCTGGTCtgtaaggaaaagaaaagaaagaaatacaaTTGAAGCTCAAGAACCATCATTAGTAAGAAAAAAATGCTGCTCACAACAAATCAAGTAAAATGTTATATTGCTGTCACTGTGTCAgtctcattgggctattccagttgaattccataccccctcccccatggaagacatgaccttaatctcccatacaggaaatatagatttcaaatggagtcatccattcaggtaaccccatttgaaatccacactccctgtgtggaagatgaaggtcatgtcttccatagggggtgtatggatttcaactggaatagctcattcccACATCACTTTACAACATGTGAACCTGATCCAAACAGGCTGAATGtagcaattttgaaattgagatataggcaaacatTGGGAGAAAAAAAACTAATAAAATATTTAGAAGGAAAGTGGCAATGTTGTAATTTAATTTTGTAACTTTGCAATCAGATGTACTGGGTATGAAAGGATTTCAGCAATATCACACACTGTGCATAGCAAGTTGATGTTATAAATGCTGATACTACATGTACCTACTTAAAATTGAGACAGCTGTTGTCACAAAATGAGCGGAAAGTTGCCAGGAAAGAAAAGAAGCCATGGTTCATTGAACATTCCAGAAAACAAGAGAATTCTTCTTTGAAATATTGACTTCTGAAGACCAAGTGAGAGAGCAATCCTGTCAagttatatatcattttaaagcttataatcCAGATATTCTCTGAACTCAATTTGTGGGAACAGGTCTCAATTGATTCCATTGGCCTCCTTGGTAAAATGAGAGTGATATTTTGACACAAAACTATTAGCGTGTTGTTCAAGTGAATTCggggtgatgcgaggaatacgcggtaacggccccagtagaaacagatcgggtgaaggtgaatgcagggtaatgcgagtgaatccgtcaaccacctattgaggtggttaatagtaaGGCAGTGACTCAAGCCTGGATATTCGGGTACATGTACACTTTTTCCCTACCCGGATACAAATTCCATTTACGGATTACccgaattaaaaatataaaaaaattttaaatttttttttcaaagtttttttcggttttgcagggtctctggacctagacctaaatgctaggatcatggttgacctaaaaaaaaaattttttttaaattgaattttgcacattgttttgtaattttaatatgaaaattgatacatagttttcatgtcatactctattaacgcggctgtgtactctagccattgtttctttctcaaaattgagtttttatgatatgtttgtaccttgttatgttttttataaatacaaggaatgaaaatccagatttgtaaactccaactgcaatattttaaggattttatttcactattccactcgtgtttgaaattgaaaaggaaagaaaatctttgttgtaccagcaaggtacacgtgGCAagcaactcatcgcgttgcgtatcgcgcaatttgttactTTACAAATACGCGGACACGCGACACTTATCTGCATcatgtggcgcatcttatggaaacaccacggaagcactgatttcacaaaaacctagtggtcaaatggctccgttttagctgataaaatgtgggtttttcaagttctttccccgatttaaatatcaagttatgaatggatttcgctcaaacttctcaaggggctgtggatttacccgatgttcacgtaatataagtttcaaaaaagTAAACTGTCGccttctcctgtgagattcgatgaaagtgcaaaatgtgaccactttaaacttcaacggccattatttcaatgttcattttctcggtaaaatgacgatttaggtactacgataactcaataaatacagcatctataggtaagcaaatatgatcatcgtaaaaagcatgatcgactcaagaagcagttttctcattttttatattttggtctatttccgattttgggcatcattttgtgcaaataggcgttttgaattttaaaagttcattttgatgccttatatggtcaatatctcaaaaataaggccaatatcaaaaaaataaaaaaacgtttttggaatggagcctcaagattgagctaaaaacaaaataaaatattttggaaagagtgtttttttgttatgatgtacctaacaaatattgccaaaaactcacttttttgtgattttcttcataattgttgtttttaccccaaatctgtatttatattaagatttattgatgtcttgccttcataaaaatgtatacttttatatgttttcttgtgaataattacaaagttattgcacttttactacatgcatgtctgagagtacacagcgtcacagccaccttaatgatatcaaaatgcattcaaattcaatgcattttgatatcattaatagactatgacatgaaaactatgtatcaattttcatattaaaattacaaaacaatgtgcaaaattcaattttttttttttttttaggtcaaccatgatcctagcatttaggtctaggtccagagacactacaaaaccaaaaaaaaacttttttttttttttggaatttcggGAAATTTACCTCGGGTACCCGAATATGTCATTACCCGATAGGTCACAGCCTTAGTTAATAGTGGTGCGGGTGACACCAGAAGTTAGCCTATTATAATacagtgtgagcattcaaaatctgaccttgaaaggtcacaaaaactatttgctggacttccgccttccccactaaatatgtgggtagtgaattgATACCCTGCATTTacagcgcagtagaaacgacccgATGAAGGTGACGGGATTAAAATGCGGGTAAATGTGAAAGcgcggtaatgcgaggtgctcagtataaactcGCTATAGTATAAGATTGGATTGGGTGGTGACAAAAACCAATGCAGATAAAAAGTACCAAGtataaattttgcttccattgACCAGACCACAGGACCAGACCCACCCTGAACTTTTTCAATTTTCTATTACAGTTTGTGATTGATGCATCTAACAGAGTTCAAATATCAGCTGCATGTATAGAGCTGTTAAGTGTACTATCAGCCAAGCCACTGCAACAAGCATCCGTCCTTATTCTACTAAACAAAATGTAAGTTTATGCATGTGGGGTGTATATTATGTGGGAGTGTGTGGAGGGGCGTATGTAGGGTGCCTGTGTCTGTGGATATGGAATATCTATGTAATGTGTAGGTTAGTACTTTGTGTGTTTATACTAATCTGTATAGAGAAAGACATTGAGACAATTGCATCACAATTGAGAAAATCACAAGACCGCACCCAAAAAAATTCCAAACCCTATGCATGGAGGTATGTGTTTAAAATTtacagaaaatgtcaaaatttggtttCAAATTTCCAAACAACTTTTTAAGGGGTTTTTGAGGTGTGCATAAATTCAAGATTTTATTTCCCCTCATGACAAAAATAATGTTTCCTCATTTCTTTCAAAATACCTTCATttcccttaagggtagacgaggtattgttggtcgaagcaacctaaaaatcgattttctttatctagatcaatatattattgaaaatttacaccttgatgttttgcaaaagttcattctaccaatcgtatactttgcaaatgtgcttaatttattgttgtttatgagttatgtaagttttacaaaagtgttgttgtttcagccctctttacaacgtaactcaagaaccgcagcacctataagcgtatatctgtgatattttaattcttctacacgctcgctatgaattgagcaatgcagttttttgccaaagctcactaccattaagtaagatgctgtgaactaccaaatcacaacagtttaaaataattaataaccttaaactaAACAATAATCTGTCCTCTTTTCCCCATCATGACAGAAAATATGTTTCCTAATTTGAAAATTCTTTTCTTTCAACACGTAGTGTAAACttgattttgttccttttgttcatTCATTGCAGAGACATGCCTCGCACCATGAAGCTAGGTGAACTCAAATATCTCCTCCGATTAGAGGACCTCCAGCGAACAGCTCCTCAGCCAATCACAGTGCTTGAAACCAGCGCAAGGAACGGACAAGGTCTGAGTGAGGTAGTCAGGTGGCTTGCAGAGAATACTAAAGGGTCCAATAATGGATCTTGACTATGTGGGAGCACATGTTTATAGAACTCATGTATTCTCTtggtcagggttgttccatctatcACACTTAACCCATTTCATATGTCTGTCAAAGTAAAGGGGACACCATCTTGAATTCCCtgttggtttgtacagggcctttcagttccagtcaattttTTCTGCATAGAAAATACCAATTATTGCCTTTCTTTCGTAATTATTGGAAGATGATTCCCCTGAAACAGTAAttgggcgattccagttgaaatctatacaccccgtatggaagccattactttaatctcccacacagggggtatatatTTCATATGGAGTtactcattcaggtaatcccatttaaaattcacaatctCTGTGTAGGCGACTAAGGtgatgtcatccataggggtgcatggatttcaactggaatagcctatttgtgatgtgatcaagcaatgaGTCTGATTTCGAGCAACATCCAAGttctgtttttaatttcattacaAGAGCCACTTTAACTACTGAAAACCCCTTCAGAATTGGACtgatggttccagagatatagtCATTTCAATGTTCTGCAGAACAATTAAATACAAAGGATGTTGAATACTATAATTGCCTAtagctcaaaatcaatatttccgacatccaactcattttgcttgattacatcacatttgttacctgctcccacaaaaccggacataagtcactaattttgaaaattgagtttttgatgtcatcatttagtataggtcttcagctttcatttgatattctaaaattatgtttctgggacatgtggtcctcattctacggtCTTTCAACTGGGAGGGGGGAagcgacacataaagaaaaggcaaagGCACAAAAAATGGCTGGGTTTGACTGGGTTTgtctcagaaaatgctagatttgggtgcttaaaatgtaaaagaatattttgttttcaatggtaaacatattaaggaatcaaaacataataaaaactgaaaaacaaaatatacaaggtttttcacccctttcccaacaTTGACTCGCTGTATCTTGAAATGGCAGAGTGCAACTTCTGGTGGGTTTCGTCAGAGCAGGTCACATTTATGttttgattttgccattgaatGCAATGGTAAGTATCCACTTTGTGTCAGAGGGTGCAAGATGGAACACCCACAAACAGCCAGTACGGTGAAGTGAGCTGGCATGAGGGACATGATGCTGAGGAATggacattgggcaattccagttaaaatccacactacccctgtggaagatttagctaaagtcttccacagagggagtaaaagTTTTgaaacaattgggtaacttccatttgaaatactcactccagttgtagaagatataggtaaagctataacacagggggagtatgagtttcaaaatgatcaattgtaaccaattacatttgaaaaacatactccccctgtggaagatattccaaaatcttccacagggggagtgtggattttaaatggaatagccaaggAATGGAGAAGGCATGAGTGAAGTTGTCAGGTGGCTTGCTTAGAATGCTAAAGGGTCTATTAATGGATTTTGATTATGTTTGAGCCAGTGTTTATAAAATGCTTGTAAAAAGTGAAGTCTTGTTATTTAAAATGTGAAAGTATATTGTATTGTTATATGTGGGAAGtgtgcaatattgaaattgtgttCTCATGTAAATTTTGTATTGATAATTGGTTTAAAGTTAGCACCGTAGTTTGGAAAAGAAtcaattaatttaatttgatccgGAGTGGATTATGAAAAAGTAATTTATCCAATTTCATATATCCAAATATCAAGAACTTGACTTACAGATTCACTTTGCTAGAAATCTACATCCACCCATAATTTGCCCATCCAATATTTAACCTTGACCGTCACAACTTTTTAGAACCACcagatcttcaatatgaaaagacACCTACTGGGTACTATAAACGACTCTTTGCAGAGCCAACAACATTTCAGTGGACATGGAGCAGTCTGCATGATCAGCTCTTTTCGGAGCCACAGAATCTTGAGTAGGAAAGGACCACCTACTGTAAACAATTCTTGTCAGAGCCACCATCCCATAAGTAGAAGGGAAAATTACACACATATCAATGGACAAGGGGTAGCCCCTTTACGATACTCTGTCTACAAGCAGAACTCCTAATAGTTGTATTCTGAAGTTCCCAACAAGTTTGACAGTTTTATTGCTGGAAGTTGTTGGAACAGCAAACCCATCAAAACCCTCAATCTGTATCTTGTGTCCTTTTGCCTTGGATTTCATAAACTATACAGAACTTTTTCAACTGATGGTTTGACCAAAACCCAAACTAGCTTTTATTTGCCCACCAAATTCTCTTGTGCATGCTAGAAATGACTTTTCCTATATGGGTCATTCCATGGGGTTGGGATACTGTGTGTGTGACATTTGTCCAAAGTAAAGTATCTTTACATTTTAATAACTTATTTCACGTAACATTTGCCTTTGTGTGTTTGAGTATATGTGGCAGTTTTAAATCATTTGagtgtattttcataaaaatatgaaaaatattttgaagcaACATTGACACTCTCATAAATGTCATTTGAAGGCAACTTGATACCTTAATTATGTGCAAAATGCCAAAGTCTGCCATTGAAGCCTTTTTGTTCTGGCAATAAGGCCAAGGTTTGAGTTTCTACATTTCACTTTGAAAATGAAAAGAGATTGTATAATTCATTGCATATCCAGAGAATGGGGAGTTCAGAAGCAGAAACTGatataaattatatttattaattttttctgaATTTGAGATAAAACTGGTCAAATAATTGTAGCAAAAAAGTCAAGATTCTTAATTTTCAGCTACTTTgactatatttaaaacaaattaatttaaaaaaatattgggtgTCAATTCAAAGCCAGCCTTATAGAGCAGATGTTGGTGGCCTTtgctcaaaaagtttgaaaatggcattGATCAGTTTTTGCCTCTGGCCTTGCAACCCAGCCCATGGGATTGGTAGTCACAACGGAATATTGGACATGTAAtgcctacagtttgatcagctcgtaatcagcaggaattattaggcttttgccactacaccgaaaagtagaGCGGAGTTATATAGTTgacttatattttatattttctgtgtatataggactttaattaataatttgtggaGCTTctagcgagatgtcacaagacaattctcaaaataaaatatattgatatttatcCGCAAAGTTATAtggcccgccaattacgagctgattaaaTTATAGTCATCCCTAGGGGTTTGTGGAATGTACTTAAATAAATGTAATTATGCTAAAAATTATTTCCTCACATACCCCAAGATATGGGGGAGTACATGTACTTGAATAGTTCATAACCTCTGAACCAgcatttgacctatgacctctcaccATCCTGATTATTTATGACCTCCCAGCCCTAGAGGTCAAAATTTGGTGTGTGAAATTTATaattaaaaccaaaaagaaaaTATAGTTGTGTATTTTTCTTTTCTGACAATTTGCACGACAGCCACCTTTTTGCAACAGCCAATTTTGTATCAcatgtattatatttattatgtatttgacATGAGTGTCTTAAAGTTTATTTGAAAATAAGTAAATTTCTGTATAAGTTTGGTTTAATTTTATGAGAATATGAGgaaataaaatgttttgcaatGCTAAATGGTTTTCAGTAGTACTCTATTTATCTGTTAATTCAgctaatccatatcttcaatacgaaaggtcaacattttcaattgatcgcttttcatcccagctacatacactttcagtacatatcattaggtttataaaatTTACCTTGAGGACTGTCATATATTAAAATATGACCATCCATCACAAACCTCTTGTCAAGTCGGACCCTCAGTCAGTTTTGTTTTATGATCTCATAGTTAGaacgtatagaccacttgacatgtgacgtcattgtgacagaattatggcaatttccattgttctttgccctgcagtgtgcatacgcatcgtagtttttaaatcgcccaccacatttcatatagtacagaaAACCATTGAACAGTGTTgcagttcgttcaagcatatcgataaaccagtccctcaccttttgttgataaacaatgtcaagtggtctatatgtcataagattttaaaatgaaatatcatttgatttaataaaaaaaagttatttctttttttatcttttgacatgtatgtcaggcaaaatgcctttatttacaaatacaaaataaatattacATAAACTTATTGCACagcatatatatataaaaatattaaaaattcacacatttcagcattttttttccATTGTATAAAGATGATTCCTATTTGGGAATTTGCTAACAGGGTTATTACACAAAATTTGGGAAAGAACTGTGGGCtttcttttgaaaatgttttatttaagggatctagaatgagcgtttattgcgtttcgacagtattttttgtggaacatgagagcacctcagacctatcgaattgcattctgaatctgaagcatgtctttctgatatcaaataattttcatttttcaaaatcacaatataatacaaattttatgacaaattataaaaatttgatatttttcacattttgatatataacagtcctcgaattaaattatataaatctaatgatatattcttaaagtgtatgtagcagggaggaaaagccgacggtcaattgaaaattttgacctttcatattgaagatatggatttttcccaaaaagaccttatttttgtttggtgtttttgggaaaaaaatccatatcttcaatacgaaaggtcaaaattttgaattgatcgtcggctttttatcccacctacatacactttaagtataaatcatcagatttataaagtttactttaagtactgttaaatatcaaaaatatcaattttaatgatttgccataaaatgtgtattaaattgcgaatttcaaaaatcaaaattatttgatatcagaatgacattcttcgtattcagaatgcaattcgatatgtctgatgtgctctaatgtccaaaataaatactgtccaaacgttcataccccagcccttaattatcataatgacattatcGGTGCACGCTtgttcaaaatacatcaattatgTTATATGTATTGGTAAAATGCACATTGCCAAATTCAGATACAGAGGTCATCCTTGTCTTCTGTTCCTCTTAAGGCAAGAACTCCGGTTGAGGGGTATAATCGGTGATAG includes:
- the LOC140165101 gene encoding ADP-ribosylation factor-like protein 16, with protein sequence MCLLLGPNGVGKTLLLKRLQNYASKNSFTEMEDVPATIPTVGTNLANININKRKELTVRELGGTMAPIWPSYFSDASIIIFVIDASNRVQISAACIELLSVLSAKPLQQASVLILLNKIDMPRTMKLGELKYLLRLEDLQRTAPQPITVLETSARNGQGLSEVVRWLAENTKGSNNGS